From a region of the Candidatus Methylomirabilis tolerans genome:
- a CDS encoding DUF748 domain-containing protein, with product MSPSVVSLLGRLMPLHRFRKLLIWSGAIFAVLILFAFFGLPPLVRSFLMRTLSDTLHREVTIQQIKINPFTLSLTVKDLLIKDRETPETFVSFDQLFINLQSLSALRWAVILKDMRVDRPYIRIVRHQDGSYNFSDLLVASDSGQGGNTAARRFSLNNIRIVDGSVDLLDQPRQTSHTVRDANIVIPFLSNFPYYLETSVEPRLSATINGSQYVLEGKTKPFASSRQTTFDIDIADLDIPHYLAYVPIETNFKIRSGKLTVKAQLSFVQHQRQTLTVEGRLALRQVSVSDAQGQPLLTFPLLDISLAPTEPIARRFHMASVTLEAPELFIRRDPNGVTNIQTLFPRNPDPPTDVKAQDAPTPAVVDIDTFQVSKGTLSLSDAAAAMLSKAEQRTEDHTPTKPAVIVADEISVKADNLTTTQGRQGTTVVSFRLNKGGTATVSGPVGLTPPSAQLAVRLKAIDLRPFQPYFTDRVKIHVTRGAVSTAGNLSVGYQDESGLQAVYKGSASVAQFGSVDKVHAQDFLSWQSLAFGDLDVGYNPTYVHIGKVALTDFYAGLIVHPDGSVNLAQIMEKRTREDQPVPADTSTTVPPPAPAKTSGQAGTDVRIRTVTLQGGRISFSDASVKPPYSMDLAELGGRVSGLSSGEATLADVELRGKVNQFAPLEIVGKINPLREDLFVDLKVRFKDMDLSAMTPYSGKYVGYTIEKGKLSFDLNYQIAKRKLDSTNNLFLDQFTLGEKVESPTATSLPVRLAIALLKDRNGEIRLDLPVTGSLDDPKFSVWKVVLQILVNLISKAATAPFALLGALMGGGEELGYLEYEPGSATVTGANAQKIEKLVKALYERPSLKLEIAGHVDPEKDKDGLRQIQFMRKLKVQKFNQRLKQGQASIPVDELTIEPAEYEPYLKLAYKAERFPKPRNFLGFAKDLPVPEMEKLMLTHTQITDDDLRLLASQRAGKVKDAILRSEKVESERLFIIEPKSLAPEKRDTLKQSRVDFTIR from the coding sequence ATGAGCCCCTCGGTGGTGTCGTTGTTAGGCCGGCTGATGCCTCTGCATCGTTTCCGAAAACTGCTCATCTGGTCCGGTGCGATCTTCGCGGTATTGATACTATTTGCGTTCTTTGGTCTCCCTCCGCTTGTACGATCATTTCTGATGCGAACACTCTCGGATACGCTTCACCGCGAAGTCACGATCCAGCAGATCAAGATCAATCCTTTCACGCTCTCACTGACGGTGAAAGATCTTCTGATCAAAGACCGCGAGACACCCGAAACGTTCGTGTCGTTTGATCAGCTCTTCATCAACCTCCAGAGCTTGTCCGCGCTCCGCTGGGCTGTAATTCTAAAGGATATGCGCGTAGATCGGCCCTACATCCGGATCGTCCGGCATCAGGATGGCTCCTACAACTTCTCCGATCTCCTGGTAGCGAGTGACTCGGGCCAGGGTGGCAATACAGCCGCTCGCAGGTTCTCACTCAATAATATTCGGATCGTGGACGGCAGCGTGGACCTGCTGGATCAGCCAAGGCAGACAAGTCACACCGTCAGAGACGCGAACATCGTGATTCCGTTTCTCTCAAACTTCCCCTACTACCTGGAGACATCTGTCGAACCACGATTGTCGGCAACAATCAACGGCAGCCAGTATGTCCTTGAAGGCAAGACAAAACCGTTTGCCTCCTCTCGGCAGACCACTTTCGATATCGATATCGCCGATCTCGATATTCCCCACTATCTCGCGTATGTCCCGATCGAGACCAACTTCAAGATCCGTTCAGGGAAGTTGACCGTCAAGGCGCAACTCTCCTTCGTTCAACACCAAAGGCAGACCTTGACGGTAGAAGGCCGCCTCGCACTGCGACAGGTCTCCGTAAGCGATGCGCAGGGTCAACCGCTTCTGACGTTCCCGCTTCTGGACATCTCACTCGCACCCACGGAACCCATTGCCAGGCGCTTTCATATGGCATCCGTAACGCTGGAAGCGCCGGAACTGTTCATCAGGCGCGATCCCAATGGGGTGACGAACATCCAGACCCTTTTTCCTCGTAATCCGGATCCCCCAACCGACGTCAAGGCTCAAGATGCGCCCACCCCTGCCGTAGTGGATATCGACACGTTTCAAGTAAGTAAGGGAACGCTTTCCCTTTCGGATGCGGCTGCGGCGATGCTCTCCAAAGCCGAGCAGCGCACTGAGGATCACACACCTACGAAGCCGGCCGTTATCGTTGCTGACGAGATCAGCGTGAAGGCCGATAACCTCACGACTACACAAGGTCGCCAGGGCACGACCGTCGTTTCGTTCCGTCTGAATAAGGGGGGAACGGCCACGGTCAGTGGTCCGGTCGGTCTTACCCCACCGTCCGCGCAATTGGCCGTACGCCTCAAAGCGATCGATCTCCGCCCTTTTCAACCCTATTTCACTGATCGGGTCAAGATCCACGTCACGCGGGGCGCCGTGTCAACGGCAGGCAATCTGTCGGTCGGCTATCAGGATGAGTCCGGCCTGCAGGCTGTCTACAAAGGAAGCGCATCTGTGGCGCAGTTTGGATCTGTCGACAAGGTTCATGCGCAGGATTTTCTGAGTTGGCAGTCTCTCGCGTTCGGCGACCTCGATGTGGGCTATAACCCGACCTACGTGCATATCGGGAAGGTTGCGCTGACCGACTTCTACGCCGGACTAATCGTTCATCCCGATGGCTCCGTGAATCTCGCGCAGATCATGGAAAAGAGAACGCGAGAGGATCAGCCGGTCCCCGCGGACACCTCGACCACTGTCCCGCCGCCTGCCCCCGCCAAGACCTCCGGGCAAGCCGGCACCGATGTCCGAATCCGAACGGTTACCCTTCAAGGCGGACGTATCAGTTTCTCGGACGCATCGGTGAAACCGCCGTATTCCATGGACCTGGCAGAGCTCGGTGGGAGGGTGTCCGGACTGTCGTCAGGTGAAGCTACCCTCGCGGATGTTGAGCTCAGAGGTAAGGTCAATCAGTTTGCGCCCCTCGAGATCGTAGGGAAGATCAACCCGCTGCGCGAGGACCTTTTTGTAGACCTGAAAGTCAGATTTAAGGATATGGACCTCAGCGCCATGACCCCCTACTCCGGAAAATATGTCGGCTACACGATCGAAAAGGGCAAGCTCTCCTTCGATCTGAATTATCAGATTGCCAAGCGGAAGCTGGATTCCACGAACAATCTGTTTCTGGATCAGTTCACCCTGGGAGAGAAGGTGGAGAGCCCGACCGCCACGAGCTTGCCGGTCAGATTGGCTATTGCCCTCTTGAAGGACAGAAATGGAGAGATCCGCCTGGACCTTCCAGTGACCGGGAGTCTTGACGACCCTAAATTCAGTGTCTGGAAAGTTGTACTGCAGATCCTCGTCAACCTGATCTCAAAGGCAGCCACGGCTCCGTTTGCCCTGCTCGGCGCGCTCATGGGGGGTGGAGAGGAATTGGGATATCTTGAGTATGAGCCAGGAAGCGCGACCGTGACCGGTGCGAACGCTCAGAAGATTGAAAAGCTGGTCAAGGCGCTGTATGAGCGGCCCTCGCTGAAGCTTGAGATCGCAGGCCATGTTGATCCCGAAAAGGATAAAGACGGGCTGCGCCAGATTCAGTTTATGAGGAAGCTAAAGGTCCAGAAATTCAATCAGCGTCTCAAACAGGGCCAGGCATCGATCCCGGTCGATGAACTGACCATCGAGCCCGCCGAATACGAGCCATACCTGAAGCTGGCCTACAAGGCGGAAAGATTCCCCAAACCACGTAACTTCTTAGGGTTTGCAAAGGATCTTCCGGTTCCTGAAATGGAGAAGCTGATGCTGACCCACACCCAGATCACGGATGACGACCTGCGGCTGCTGGCTTCTCAGCGTGCCGGAAAGGTTAAGGACGCCATCCTGCGATCGGAAAAGGTTGAGTCGGAGCGGCTGTTTATCATTGAGCCCAAGTCGCTCGCGCCTGAGAAACGTGACACGCTGAAACAGAGCCGCGTTGATTTCACAATCCGCTAA
- a CDS encoding cytochrome C oxidase subunit II, whose protein sequence is MFLDWLPENISTYGGEIDSIFWMIYYITLAWFVVTVGALLSFVLLFRRRDGRRAAYITGNKLSQAAWILVPTVLVLALDLWIDFRGGDAWAKIKLHVPPSELQMQVTGKQFNWEILYPGPDGRFGTADDLQIDNELHVPVNKVVGVTLKSKDVIHSLFLPNLRLQQNVIPGREFQAWFQATKTGVFEIPCTELCGFGHSGMIGHLTVHTAEEYTKWMKEQWPSATGEAILR, encoded by the coding sequence ATGTTTCTGGACTGGCTTCCTGAAAATATCTCAACCTATGGGGGGGAGATCGACTCGATCTTCTGGATGATCTATTACATCACGCTGGCCTGGTTCGTTGTCACCGTGGGAGCCTTGCTCAGCTTCGTTCTGCTCTTTCGCCGCCGCGATGGCCGACGCGCCGCCTATATTACGGGCAATAAACTTTCGCAGGCTGCGTGGATTCTCGTCCCGACCGTGCTCGTCCTTGCGCTTGACTTATGGATCGATTTTCGAGGAGGCGATGCATGGGCGAAAATCAAGCTTCACGTACCACCAAGCGAGCTCCAGATGCAGGTCACTGGAAAGCAGTTTAACTGGGAGATTCTGTATCCAGGGCCGGACGGCCGGTTCGGAACGGCGGATGATCTTCAGATCGACAATGAGTTGCACGTCCCGGTAAACAAGGTTGTCGGTGTCACCCTCAAGTCAAAAGATGTCATCCATAGTCTGTTCCTGCCGAACTTACGCCTGCAGCAGAACGTGATACCCGGACGTGAGTTTCAGGCCTGGTTCCAGGCTACCAAGACCGGCGTGTTCGAGATCCCCTGCACCGAGCTCTGTGGATTCGGCCACTCAGGGATGATCGGACATTTGACCGTCCACACGGCTGAGGAGTATACCAAGTGGATGAAGGAACAGTGGCCTTCCGCAACGGGAGAGGCGATACTACGCTAA
- a CDS encoding cbb3-type cytochrome c oxidase subunit I has protein sequence MTHPPRVVPIPSSAPHAAHEEHGFWRTYVFTIDHKTIAKQYLFLGLVMAFVGSYLAYVMRWQLAFPDTSIPGFGFVGPETYNALITNHGTIMVFFVAMPILLGAFGNFLIPLMIGARDMAFPRLNMLSFWILAVAALVILASFFVPAGGAAAGWTGYAPLSARAEYTGVNWGINLWLLAHALEFASFLMGGINFLTTAITMRAPGMTFFRLPLVIWMLLTASIIFLLSVGPLIAAAVMLLMDRLLDTSFFVPEGGGDPLLWEHLFWFFGHPEVYVLLLPGLGAVLEVLAVFSRKPIFGYRWIIYATIATGFLSMIVWAHHMFVSGMDPRLVMPFSISTILISVPIALIVFAMILTLWKGSIRLTTPMLWALGFVVMFIFGGLTGIVLGSAPVNIQVHGTYFVVAHFHTVLLSVVIFGGFTGLYFWFPKMFGRMMNEPMGKLHFLLTLIFFNLTFFPMHAVGLAGMPRRIANPLQYESLTAIQPWNVYITIGAIGLIVAQLPFLMNFVWSILAGKKAEPNPWEAATLEWTAPSPPPHGNWGETIPTVYRGPYEYSPPGVREDYLPQDRALAASSAQKKR, from the coding sequence ATGACTCATCCGCCAAGGGTAGTTCCCATTCCCTCGTCTGCTCCCCATGCGGCGCACGAGGAGCATGGCTTTTGGCGCACCTATGTCTTCACAATCGATCACAAAACGATCGCCAAACAGTATCTTTTTCTTGGCCTCGTGATGGCGTTCGTAGGCAGCTACCTGGCCTATGTGATGCGCTGGCAGCTTGCCTTTCCCGATACGTCGATCCCTGGATTCGGATTTGTGGGGCCGGAGACATACAACGCGCTTATCACCAACCACGGCACGATCATGGTATTTTTTGTGGCAATGCCGATCTTGCTTGGAGCGTTTGGAAACTTCCTGATCCCACTCATGATCGGCGCCAGGGATATGGCCTTCCCGCGGCTCAACATGCTCTCCTTTTGGATCCTCGCGGTCGCTGCTCTCGTCATCCTGGCATCATTCTTTGTTCCCGCTGGTGGGGCTGCCGCCGGTTGGACCGGCTATGCGCCGCTGAGCGCGAGGGCGGAATATACCGGTGTGAACTGGGGGATCAACCTCTGGCTTCTTGCTCATGCCCTTGAGTTTGCCTCCTTCCTGATGGGTGGCATCAATTTCCTCACCACCGCGATCACCATGCGGGCGCCGGGGATGACCTTTTTCCGTCTTCCGCTCGTTATCTGGATGCTTCTGACCGCTTCCATCATCTTCTTGCTCTCTGTCGGACCGCTGATCGCGGCAGCCGTCATGCTCTTGATGGATCGGCTCCTGGACACCAGCTTCTTTGTGCCTGAAGGGGGCGGTGATCCCCTGCTCTGGGAGCATCTCTTCTGGTTCTTCGGCCATCCTGAGGTCTACGTCCTCCTGTTGCCTGGGCTTGGGGCGGTACTGGAAGTCCTGGCTGTCTTCTCGAGGAAACCAATCTTTGGCTACCGATGGATCATCTACGCAACCATCGCTACTGGGTTCCTCAGCATGATTGTCTGGGCACATCACATGTTCGTCAGTGGCATGGATCCCCGGCTCGTCATGCCGTTTAGCATTTCCACCATCCTGATCTCCGTGCCAATTGCGCTCATCGTTTTCGCGATGATCCTCACCCTGTGGAAGGGCTCGATCCGTCTGACGACGCCGATGCTCTGGGCCTTGGGGTTTGTCGTGATGTTCATTTTCGGAGGACTCACCGGCATTGTCCTTGGTTCTGCGCCGGTCAACATTCAGGTCCACGGGACCTACTTCGTCGTGGCCCACTTTCACACCGTTCTCTTAAGCGTCGTCATATTCGGCGGTTTTACCGGCCTGTACTTTTGGTTTCCAAAGATGTTCGGTCGGATGATGAATGAGCCCATGGGAAAACTGCACTTTCTGCTCACTCTCATCTTCTTTAATCTGACTTTTTTCCCTATGCATGCCGTCGGCCTCGCTGGAATGCCGCGCCGTATTGCCAACCCGCTCCAATACGAGTCCCTGACAGCGATTCAACCGTGGAACGTCTACATTACGATCGGTGCGATCGGGCTTATCGTCGCTCAGCTTCCGTTCCTGATGAACTTTGTCTGGAGCATCCTGGCCGGTAAGAAGGCGGAACCCAACCCCTGGGAGGCGGCAACGCTCGAGTGGACCGCCCCCTCACCTCCGCCTCACGGCAACTGGGGAGAAACGATCCCGACCGTCTATCGCGGTCCGTATGAGTACAGCCCTCCAGGTGTTCGCGAGGATTATCTTCCGCAGGATCGCGCCCTGGCGGCGAGTTCTGCTCAGAAGAAGCGTTGA